The region GGGGCTCTATGAGACCCGTCCTTATATCCGTATCTGCCAGAGCTACGCGGAATCCTGCTGGTTCGGCGGTAAGGCGGAGGAAGCAACAGAGATGCTGGAGCATATTCTGGAGCTTAATCAGGATGATAATACCGGTGCCCGCTATCTGCTGACTGCTGTATACCTGTATAGCAACCAGCTTGAAGAAGCAGAGCGGATTATTAAGAACTACGGTGAAGAGGATGCGGCGGCGGCTTTTGCCTATGACCGGATTGTACTGGAGTTCAAGAAGAACGGGATTACCTCGCAGCTCAAAATGCTCTACCGCATAGCCCGCGGAGTGAACAAGCATGTACCGGATTACCTGCTGGGCTTGAAGCGGCTGCCGAATAATCTTCCGGATTTTGTCGGGATGGGTGATCCCAATGAAGCGATTGAATATGTAATTATGCACTCGCGCTTGTGGGCGAGCCTGCCGGACCTGCTTAAGTGGATGCTGAAGCAATAGACGCTATAGATGAATACCAGACACAGTCCTTCGGGGCTGTGTTTTTTTGATAATACCCTTGCCAATATGGTCTAATTAGACTATATTATGAATTGTAGTCTAATTAGACTAAATTATCTGAAAAGAGGTCCTCCTAATGTTATTTATTACTGGAGCAACTGGAACCGTTGGAAGCCGTGTTGTACATCACCTCAAGTCTAAGGCTGTCCATTTCAAAGCCCTCACACGTACACCTGAGAAACTGATGAGCGATCAGACTAGCCACATGAACATGACTATCGTCACTGGCGATATTAAGGATTGCAGCACCTGGTCAGACAGCCTGAGCGGTGTGGAGACCTTATTCCTGATCCTGCTGGATGATGCCGAAGAGATTCTGCAGGCGGCCCGGGACAAGGGGGTGCGGAACATCGTGTTCTTATCCTCAGCTTCCATCAACCGCTCGGATGCCAGTTACAATGAGAACGCTATGAAACATAAGAAGGTCGAGGAGCAGATTCAGGCGTATGGCTTTCGGTATGTGTATATCCGGGCGGAGGCCTTCATGCATAATACCGTTTACTGGAGGGACCTTTTTAGATACAATAAGGGGACGATCCGGCTACCGGCTCTGGAGGCAAAGCTGGCCAGTGTGCATGAAGCAGATATTGCCGAAGTGATCAGTGAGGTTGTAGCGGATTTTGACAGATTCTCCGGGCAGGTCTTGACGCTCACAGGAGCAAATATTCTTAGCCAGCGGAACATATTAACACAAATCTCCAGGCAGCTGGGGCAATCCATTCAACTGGAAGAGCAGACGATCAGGGACTTCCGTTCTTATATGAGCAAGTACATCGCTGAAGAGTACATTACCCTTAGAGTTCAGGATTGGGAGTATAGCCTGAAGCATAAGCTCGACGTGACGGACACGGTGCTGACGATTCTTGGCCGGGAGCCTTATACGTTCAGAGAATGGATCGCGGAGCATCTCGGTGATTTTCAATAAATTCGGTGATTTTCAATAAATACAGAAAGAGGAATTCGCTATTATACCCTTACTTATACTGGGTCTGCTGAAGGATTGCGGACAATCCAGCGCTTATGAATTGCTCAGTGTCTTCAAGGAGCGGGATTACAGGTATCTTGTTCATATGACGAAGGGATCGCTGTATTACAACCTCCAGAAGTTAGCGGGTGAAGGCTTGGTCCGGCTGGTGGAGGTCGTGAGCGTCAACAACTATCCCGAGCAATATATCTACGAGATTACACCGCAGGGTGATGAGCATTTCAAAGGGCTGATGGCCAAATACTCGCTGCAGACAGACGATATTACGTTAGCCTTTTATATGACGACGCTGTTCGCCCACCAATATGATTCTGAGCAATTCAAGGCGGCTGTAGCGGTGCAGATGGAGCAGACACGGCGTAAGATTGCTGAGATTGACCATGCGCTGGATGCCAAGCAAGATAAGATCTATGATACGGCCAAATCGATGATGAATAATGTCAGAGCACACCATGAATTGAACCTGAAGTGGTTTCAAGAACTGCTGGAACAGTAGGACGGTGTACTCCTCATACTCCCTTTTATTTGCTGAATACAGCAGAGACGAGGGGGTATTTTTTTTATGTAAAAAACCTGACATGAAAAAGCCGGAATGAGGGGAAAACAGGGGTGTGACAGGATAATCGTGTTAAAATACCTGACATGGTCACAGTTTTTTCACAGCTTACGGAGAAACGGTACAGGGATAAAGGGATTTTTTGCAGAAATAAGTCGAAAAGACAGAGAATAGCCGCAGGTAGAGCTTAAGGCCTGAGTCTATTGACATGGGGATGGGGGAGTTCTATGAAGGCATTAAGGAATATGGGGATTCGCGGCAAGCTGTTTTTGTCAGTGATTTTGTCTGTGGTGGTTATTTTCATGGCCGTGTCTGTAGTGATCTACAGCAATGCCAAGCAGCTAATCGTGGACGGACTGAAGAGCTCGTTGACATATGAGAAAGGGGAGATCGGGGTACAGGTCAATGACCTGCTGCAGCCTGCTGTGGACAGTGTGGCGCTGCTTAATGCCAACGCCTATATCCGCGACTTCATTCTAAGGGTGAACGATGCGCAGACGCTGAAGACTACGGACGGGTACACGGAGCTGATCCAGACGCTGAACCTGATCAAGAACAACAATAAGAATCTGCTTAATGTATACATAGGTCTGGATGCGGTGAACAAGGTGATAACCCAGGATGAATTCGAGCCTCCGGCAGACTACGTGCTGAAGGAGCGAAGCTGGTATTCCGCTACGGCTGCGAACAAGCGTGTTACGATTACCAATCCTTATATTGATGCCGGGTCGGGCAAAATGGTCGTCAGTGTCAGCACACCGCTGCTTGATGATTCGGGCAAGCTGATCGGTGTGGCGAGTGCAGATATTTCGATTGAGCAGATTACAGCGGCGCTGGGCGCTTTTAATTATAAGGGCAGCGGCTATGCCGTGCTGATTGATGAGACAGGGACCTTCATCTACCATCCCAATCCCGATAATATCCTGCTGAAGAAGATGGCTGACCTGGGCGGATCGTGGAAGACTGTTGGCGATAAAATGCTGCAGTGGGGCTCTAATGTCATCCGGACGGACATGGACGGCGAGCCCAGCTATGTATCCTATTCACCGGCTGTGGCTAACCAGTGGTCAGTCGCGCTGATCGTACCGCAGAAGCATGCGGAGCTGGAGCTGAAGCGCTTCGAGCTGATTTTCTTCCTCTCGATTATGGCTTCAATCGCGGTGCTGTCTGTTCTGTTGTATCTGGTCTCCGGCAGTATTCTGAAGCAGATTCCGCTGCTCACAGCTGCGTTCGGACAGGCGAAGGAAGGAGACCTGTCGGTGAGGGCAAGAGTGACCGCGGGAGGCGAGATCGGGGTGCTGGCCGAGGGCTTCAACGATATGATTGCCTCGCAGCAGTCGCTGATTCAGGAGATCATGCACAGCTCGCAGAGTATCTCGGGCGCGGTGGGGAATACAGAGCAGAACGTATTCGTGCTGGACGGCAGCATCACCGAAATCTCTGGGGTTACGGAGGAGCTGTCGGCAGGCCTGCAGCAGACCGCCGCCTCGATGGAGGAGATGAATGCCAGCACAACCCAGATCGAGGCTGCGGTCAACGGGATTGCCCGCAAAGCCCAGGAGGGGGCGGAAGCCGCCGGAGAAATTAACATACGGGCGGAGCGGCTGAAGGAGATGGCAAGGGAATCCCGCACACAGGCGGATACCGTGTATGGGCTTAGTGAAGAGAAGCTGCGCACGGCTATTGAACAGTCGGGATCGATCTCGCAGATCAGCGCGCTTACGGGCGCCATTCTTGAAATCGCCGCCCAGACCAACCTGTTATCGCTGAATGCTTCAATTGAGGCGGCACGGGCCGGGGAAGCGGGCCGGGGGTTCGCTGTAGTAGCAGAGGAGATCCGTAAGCTAGCCGATAACTCGCGTGAGACGGTGACTGAGATCCAGGGAGTGACTGGGGCGGTAATTGAGGCGGTGTCCAATCTGGTGGAGGCTGCGGAGAGTATGCTTGGCTTCATGGACAGCCAGGTGAAGGAGGACTACGATGCCATGCAGGAGACCGGAGAGCGGTACAGTGAGGATGCCCGGTACATCGAGGAGCTGGTGACGGACTTCAGCGCCACCTCGGAAGAGCTGCTGGCTTCCATCCAGAGCATGCTTACTGCGATCAGCGAGACGGGGAGCGCGACGAATGAGGGGGCGGAAGGAGCGGGAGCCATTGCTGCCGGAGCGGAGCAGATCATCGGGCGGTCCGGCAGCATCGTGGCCGAGATGGAGGAGATTAAGCACAGCTCGGCGCAGCTGCTGAGTGCGGTGTCGAGGTTTAAGGTATAGAGGGCTGCGTTGAGCGGGCGGTCCGGCTGGTAGATGCCGGGCCGCCCGCTTGCTTACCGGCAGGGAGCTGCTGCGCTCAATTCCGCTCTCAGTGGATGTTATGGTGTGTGGAGAGGACAAGGGTTGAAAAAAAGTCCTCGGAAGAGTATGTTACAAGAAGCGAAACGATAAGAAAGAGACAGTGAGGCGGGAAAAACATGAGAGAAGGCGAAAACCGGATCGTAGGAATGGAAGATATTGTACGCGCACACCATGTGCTGCGGGAGGTTATCGTCCGTACGCCGCTCCAGCTGGATGCGGTATTGTCGGCCAAATACGGCTGTAATGTGTATTTGAAACGTGAGGATCTGCAGATTGTGCGCTCCTTCAAAATCCGGGGAGCCTATAATATGATCCGCAGTCTGTCTGACGAAGACAGAGCCAAGGGCATCGTCTGCGCCAGCGCGGGCAATCATGCTCAGGGTGTGGCGTATTCCTGCAAGGCACTAGGCATCAAAGGCAAGATATTCATGCCGAGCACTACTCCTAATCAGAAGATTAAGCAGGTCCGGCGCTTCGGCGGCGAATTCGTCGAGGTAATTCTGAAGGGGGATACCTTCGATGATGCCTATGATGAAGCGCTGCAGGCTTGCATTGACCATAGCATGACCCTGATTCATCCGTTCGATGAGCCGCGTATTATTGCCGGCAACGGCACCATCGCCATGGAGGTGATGGAGAATCTGGACAAGCCTGCAGACTTCGTGTTCGTCACCATCGGCGGCGGCGGACTGGCAGCCGGTGTAGCCACCTATATCAAGACGGTGAGCCCGGCAACTAAGGTTATTGGTGTGGAGCCTAGCGGCGCAGCCTCGATGATTGAGGCTATGGAGAGCGGCGAGGTGGTCACCCTGAAGGAGATTAACAAGTTCGTAGACGGCGCGGCGGTGAAGCGTGTGGGCGGCCTGACCTTCGATATCTGCTCGAAGCTGCTGGATGATGTGGTGAAGGTGCCGGAGGGCAAGGCATGTACCACTATTCTGGAGCTGTATAACGAGAACGCCATTGTGGTGGAGCCTGCCGGTTCCCTCCCGATTGCTGCACTGGACATGTACCGTGATCAGATCCGCGGCAAAAGCGTGGTCTGCATCGTCAGCGGCGGCAACAACGATATCGACCGGATGCAGGAGATCAAGGAGCGTTCCCTGATCTATGAAGGCCTTAAGCATTACTTCATGGTCAACTTCCCGCAGCGCGCGGGTGCCCTGCGCGAGTTCCTGACCGAGGTGGTCGGACCGGACGATGATATCACCCGGTTCGAGTACACGAAGAAGAATGAGAAGGAGAACGGCCCGGCCCTGGTCGGCATTGAGCTGATGTCCACCGATGCCTACGCTCCGCTGATTGAGCGGATGAAGCAGAAGGGCGTCGACTACGTGGAGATCAACAAGGATGTTAATCTGTTCAGTATGCTGATCTGAGGTGCGGCGAGAAGCTGCATATAGACAAAGTAAGCCCCGCCCAGCAAAGTCTGGACGGGGCTGTTTTGCGTTGTATGGAATTCAATTGAACTGCCTACGGCTGAGGAATCTCAGTCTTCAGATACTGCTCCGCCGCGTCGTCCAGCAGGTAGCCGTTACTCTTCATCAGCTTCATGAAGCCCTCAAGCTTCTGCAGGAAGGCGCTTGTGCTGCTGTTCTTGGCCAGGATGCCGGTGTAGGCCTTCTGCGCCTCCAGATCCATCTCCAGATTATCGTAATGGAAGAGCGGAGTGTTGTTCTGGCCGTAGAAGGTGTTCACAGCATACTGGTCATACAGCTTCTTGACGGCCTGCACCCGGTTGGATTTGGGATAGGTCTGGATGAATTGCTCCTGGGTCAGCGCGCGGTCGGCCACCTCGCCCCAGGCAATGATCAGCCCGTTATCCTTGGAAGGAGGCAGATCGGATTCAGCTGCCATAATGGAAATATAGCTGCTGATATCCTCCGTTACATAAGGCTTATATTTGCGGTAAGCCGCATAATCAATCACCGGGTAAAAGCTGCCCTCGGCGGTATCCAGCTTGTATCCGCTCTCTCCCGCACTTTGCAGCAGGGCGCGCAAGGCGGCGTTATCCGTACTCTCAGCCAGCTTCTCCATGCTGACTCCCCCTCTGTAGACGGTGAGGAGCTTCCGCTGGACCTCGCTGCTGCTGAATTTCTTCTCCCAGGAGGGGAGCAGCGCCTTATGCAGGTTCTCCAGCTTCAGCGTCAGTACAGTCGCCTGATACGGCGTGACTGCATACAGCTTCGTCTTCATATAGGAAATGGAGCCCGGCAGGTTACCGCTGGACAGCAGCGGGAGCGCGGCCTTATAGACCGCTTCTGCATGGCTGGCGGTCTTAGCGCTTGCAGCTGCACCGGAAGTGCCTGTCCGGCTGCTTCCGCTGCCTTCGGCACCGGCCGGGACGGCTGCTCCTGCCTGAAGCCCCATGAGCAGGGCGATAGCGGCGGATAGAACGGCATGCTTTTTCATTCGAGTCTCCTCCTGTGTGAATGGATGTGGGATACAGCCTCTAAGATGGGAAGAATATGAATTTCAGCCCTAGACCTCCTGCAGCGGCCAGAGCCAGACTGACCCAGGGCGAGACCGGAATCACCGGGAACAGATTATCGAGGAATAGGCCGGCGAATACCGCAATCACGGCAATTCCGATATAGATGCCCAAGGCCTTAATGTCGAAGGTCTTGGGCTTCGGACTGTCGTCCTCCGAGAGGGAGGCCATCCACTTCATAATAAGCTCAACCAGCAGGATCGAGCCTGCGCCGACAACGACCAGCGTGAACAGGCTGAGCTGGCCGAAGAGTTCGTGCGGACCGCCGCTCCACTGCGTAATCAGGCCGGCAATGCCCATCGTCCCGAACAGCAGGGTCAGAGCGGACCAGGAGATCATCAGGGAGTTCTTCAGCCGGCTGCGCGGTGTATGCGGCGGGGCACTGTCCATCACGTCCTTGAAATAATCACCGGGCTGCTCGCCAAAAACCTGCTTGGCGTTCTTGCCCTTGGCTTGTCCCTTCAGCAGCAGCCCGGCTGCCTCCAGCAGCAGCTCCTCTGCACGTACAGCATCTACTGAACTGGCGCGCATCGCCAGAATCATATCTTCGAAATAAGAGCGGTTAGACGGCGTCATCTGCTCCCGCAGCAGGTTGTTCTGCTTAATCATAGCTTTGACTTTCATAGTGTGGACCTATACCTCCAGCATTGAGTGATCAGGATACCTTCAACCTAGAGTATACGTTTGTGCACCAGCCGTGTGCAAGGACAACGTTCGTTCACGAAGGTCTGAATAATCCTTTTGGAAGAGTAAACACTGAAGAGGTGGTGGCTTCACCAACTATAGCTAGAGGGAAGGCAGGGAGCGTTATGGAACAGGAGAACAAGCAGGAACCGGGCAAAGCTGTGAACGGCGGCACCGCGCCTGCACCTACTAATGATGTGGGGGACTGGGGCAATTCTGACGGCTTCAGCCTATGGGATGCTGCGGGGCAGGGCCAGGAGAACGGGCTCGGGGATTGGGAAGGCCGGCAGGAGACACACGACATGTTTCACGACAGCTATGACTGAGTGATGCCTAAGCAGAGATAGGCCTCTTTTGCTCCTAAGGGAGTGGAAGGGGCCTTTTCTCCGGTAGAACAGTCTTAAGCTGCGGGCTTCATGCATATTGACAACAAATTAGCACAGATATTATAATAGACTCATTAATCATACTAAGTTAATCGGAATTATTATAATTTAAAATAAATCAGCCATTCAGGGGAGGACGCCGCAATGGAACGGAATATCATCATCCGGCATAACGGAGAGGAACTGACAGCGAGCATACATTATCCGGCCGCAGACCGGGCAGGGACAGGACGGTGCAAGAACCGGGTGCCGCTTGCAGTGATCTGCCACGGCTTCGTGGGCAGCCGGATCGGTGTCGACCGGATCTTCGTCAAGGCAGCCCGGGAGCTGGCGCAGGATGGATATATGGTAATCCGTTTCGACTATGCAGGCTGCGGGGAGAGCAGCGGCGATTACGGCAGTGAGGATATGGAGTCGATGATCGGGCAGACCCGGGCAGTGCTGGATTACGGCATCAGCTCGGCCGATGTGGACCCGCAGCGTGTAACGCTGATCGGGCATAGTCTGGGCGGTGCGGTGGCGCTGCTGACCGGTGTCCGTGACCGGCGGGTGAAGAATCTTGTACTGTGGTCGGCTGTCGGCTATCCCTTCAATGATATCGTCAAGATTGTCGGCAGGGAAACGTTCGACCGGTCGGTGAAGAGCGGCTGCGCAGATTATGCC is a window of Paenibacillus sp. FSL H3-0469 DNA encoding:
- a CDS encoding alpha/beta fold hydrolase, which codes for MERNIIIRHNGEELTASIHYPAADRAGTGRCKNRVPLAVICHGFVGSRIGVDRIFVKAARELAQDGYMVIRFDYAGCGESSGDYGSEDMESMIGQTRAVLDYGISSADVDPQRVTLIGHSLGGAVALLTGVRDRRVKNLVLWSAVGYPFNDIVKIVGRETFDRSVKSGCADYAGYSFTPVYFNSLAAFQPFQEAGKFSGDVLVIHGTSDDVIPVDYAFLYQKLFWTRPEGRCDKEIIFQGDHTFSSGPAQEQVLKRTRDWMNQQEHLQEEWQNWMI
- a CDS encoding PadR family transcriptional regulator, whose protein sequence is MKDCGQSSAYELLSVFKERDYRYLVHMTKGSLYYNLQKLAGEGLVRLVEVVSVNNYPEQYIYEITPQGDEHFKGLMAKYSLQTDDITLAFYMTTLFAHQYDSEQFKAAVAVQMEQTRRKIAEIDHALDAKQDKIYDTAKSMMNNVRAHHELNLKWFQELLEQ
- the ilvA gene encoding threonine ammonia-lyase IlvA, with translation MREGENRIVGMEDIVRAHHVLREVIVRTPLQLDAVLSAKYGCNVYLKREDLQIVRSFKIRGAYNMIRSLSDEDRAKGIVCASAGNHAQGVAYSCKALGIKGKIFMPSTTPNQKIKQVRRFGGEFVEVILKGDTFDDAYDEALQACIDHSMTLIHPFDEPRIIAGNGTIAMEVMENLDKPADFVFVTIGGGGLAAGVATYIKTVSPATKVIGVEPSGAASMIEAMESGEVVTLKEINKFVDGAAVKRVGGLTFDICSKLLDDVVKVPEGKACTTILELYNENAIVVEPAGSLPIAALDMYRDQIRGKSVVCIVSGGNNDIDRMQEIKERSLIYEGLKHYFMVNFPQRAGALREFLTEVVGPDDDITRFEYTKKNEKENGPALVGIELMSTDAYAPLIERMKQKGVDYVEINKDVNLFSMLI
- a CDS encoding DUF1129 family protein, translated to MKVKAMIKQNNLLREQMTPSNRSYFEDMILAMRASSVDAVRAEELLLEAAGLLLKGQAKGKNAKQVFGEQPGDYFKDVMDSAPPHTPRSRLKNSLMISWSALTLLFGTMGIAGLITQWSGGPHELFGQLSLFTLVVVGAGSILLVELIMKWMASLSEDDSPKPKTFDIKALGIYIGIAVIAVFAGLFLDNLFPVIPVSPWVSLALAAAGGLGLKFIFFPS
- a CDS encoding NmrA family NAD(P)-binding protein; protein product: MLFITGATGTVGSRVVHHLKSKAVHFKALTRTPEKLMSDQTSHMNMTIVTGDIKDCSTWSDSLSGVETLFLILLDDAEEILQAARDKGVRNIVFLSSASINRSDASYNENAMKHKKVEEQIQAYGFRYVYIRAEAFMHNTVYWRDLFRYNKGTIRLPALEAKLASVHEADIAEVISEVVADFDRFSGQVLTLTGANILSQRNILTQISRQLGQSIQLEEQTIRDFRSYMSKYIAEEYITLRVQDWEYSLKHKLDVTDTVLTILGREPYTFREWIAEHLGDFQ
- a CDS encoding methyl-accepting chemotaxis protein, with the protein product MKALRNMGIRGKLFLSVILSVVVIFMAVSVVIYSNAKQLIVDGLKSSLTYEKGEIGVQVNDLLQPAVDSVALLNANAYIRDFILRVNDAQTLKTTDGYTELIQTLNLIKNNNKNLLNVYIGLDAVNKVITQDEFEPPADYVLKERSWYSATAANKRVTITNPYIDAGSGKMVVSVSTPLLDDSGKLIGVASADISIEQITAALGAFNYKGSGYAVLIDETGTFIYHPNPDNILLKKMADLGGSWKTVGDKMLQWGSNVIRTDMDGEPSYVSYSPAVANQWSVALIVPQKHAELELKRFELIFFLSIMASIAVLSVLLYLVSGSILKQIPLLTAAFGQAKEGDLSVRARVTAGGEIGVLAEGFNDMIASQQSLIQEIMHSSQSISGAVGNTEQNVFVLDGSITEISGVTEELSAGLQQTAASMEEMNASTTQIEAAVNGIARKAQEGAEAAGEINIRAERLKEMARESRTQADTVYGLSEEKLRTAIEQSGSISQISALTGAILEIAAQTNLLSLNASIEAARAGEAGRGFAVVAEEIRKLADNSRETVTEIQGVTGAVIEAVSNLVEAAESMLGFMDSQVKEDYDAMQETGERYSEDARYIEELVTDFSATSEELLASIQSMLTAISETGSATNEGAEGAGAIAAGAEQIIGRSGSIVAEMEEIKHSSAQLLSAVSRFKV